GCTCTCGTCGCGGGCGAACCGCTCCATCAGGCCGAAGACGGTGCCCGGCAGCGGAGCCACGAGCAGGCCGACCTGCCACCACCGGGCGCGGGCCAGCCAGCCGGTCATCGGTCCCCCGCCGGGTCCGCGAGCAGTTCGGCCCGCTGGGCGAGGTGCCGGGCCATCAGGAAGTGCGCGGCGACCAGCCCGGAGAGGAGGACGATCGCCAGCCACACGGCCGGCGAACCGCCGCCACCCAGGGCGAGGACCAGGAGCAGCACGAGCAACACGCCGAGCAGCGGCAGCAACCAGCGCCGCTGGCGCACCATCACGTCGCGCTGCTGCAGGGCGATCCGCCGGGCCGCGCCGCGGAGCACCGGGTCCTCGGGGACTGCCCCCCGACGCGCAGCCGGATCGCCCGGCCGAGCCGGTCCGGCGGGAGGTCACGGGCAGCCTGGAGCACCCCGCGATTCATCCGGGCCGTGACCGGCCCCATGACAGCGCCGAAGACGAGACCCGTGATCAAGCCGGTGACCAGAGCCTCGCTCCAGCTGAACCCCTGGATGAGGCGGTAGTTGAGGACCATGAGGGAGCCGAAGGACCCACCGGCGATGAGGGCCTGCGCCCAGGCCGGGGCCCTCAGCAGACGTTCGCGCACCGCGCCATGGTCGGCGGGGCGTCAGGGACGGGCCAGCCGGTCACCCGGTCGGGCGACCGGCGGCGGGGAGTGTGCGCTCATCGTGGTCTCGGGGTGGGCCGAGACCACGATGAGCGCACAGTCGCGGCAGGTCAGCGGCCGAGCAGACCGCCCAGACCGCCACCCCCGCCGCCACCGAGCTTGGTGACCAGGTCCATCGGGGACAGGCCCAGCTTCTCCAGCAGTCCGGCGTGCTGGTCGGTGTCCACGGTGCCGGGCAGCTCCTGGTCGGCCTGCTGGGCCTTGCCGTCGTCGCCCTGGGAGCGCAGGAGGTCGAGGATCTGGTTCTTGTCGATCTGCATGGCCACCCCCTACCCGGGACCCCGCGCGCCACGCCGGTCAGGACGCCGAGAGCACGATCCGGTCGGGCCGGACGACGACGCCCGTCGCCCGCCCGCGCCGCAGCCACCCGGTGAGCACCCCGGAGACGTCGGCGACCACGACCTCCGCTCCACCGGCGGGGCGCACCGCCAGCCGACCCGGGGCGAGCAGCCGCAGCCGCGCCGTCCCGGGCCCGAGGACGTCGTCCACCGGCACCTCCCGACCGTCCACCCGCACCGGCACGCGGGGCAGCAGCGTGCCGGCCAGCCGCCGACCGGCCGGCACGCGGCGCACCACCAGCGGTCCGCGGCGCAGCGGCGGGGTGCGGCTGCCGACGGCGAAGCGGGCGACGGCCGGCACCCGGCCCACCCCGGCCAGCACCGCGCGGCGCAGCACCGCGGCTCCTCGGCCGCCGCCGGTCATGAGCCGGCCGACGAGCAGCGCCAGCCGCACCATCGACCGGGCGTGCGGCCCGCGCTCGGCCCGGTGGGTGTCCAGCAGCCGCTCGGGTGCGGACCCGGCGAGGACGGCGGCCAGCTTCCACGCCAGCTGGTGCACGTCGCGCAGGCCGAGCCCCAGCCCCTGGCCGATGAACGGCGGGGTGAGGTGCGCGGCGTCCCCGGCGAGCAGCACCCGCCCCGAGCGCCACCGGTCGGCCACCTGCGCCCGGTAGGTGTACTCGGCGACCCGCACCACCTCCGCGTCCGCCGCACCGTGCGGGGCCAGCAGCTCCGGCAGGCGGGCGGCCAGGCCCGCACCGGTCTCCCCGGGCAGCAGGCGGAACTCGGCGCGGTAACGGTCGCCGGCGACCGGCATCAGGGTGGCCGCCCGGCGCGGGTCGCACACCTGCTGCACGCCGGGCCACAGCGGCAGCGGCTGCGCCGAGCGCAGGTCGGCCACCAGCCAGCGGTCGGGCCGGCCGAGGTCGTGCATGCGGGCGCCGAGCAGCCGGCGCACGGTGGAGTTGGCCCCGTCGCAGCCCAGCACGGCCGCAGCCGGCACCCGCGTCCGCGCCCCGGCGGAGGAGGTGACGACGCCGTCCGGCGTCAGGTCCACGACCTCGCAGCCGCGGTGCAGCTGGATCAGCGGCTCCCGGTGGACGGCGGCCAGCAGCAGCTCCTCCAGGTCCGGCTGGGAGAACATCGACGCCTGCGGCCAGCCGTGCGGCCCGGACGACGACGCGCGGGCGAACTCGGCGAGCACCCCGCCGCCCCCGTCGACCAGGCGCAGGCCGCGCACCGGCCGGCTGACCCGCAGGAAGCCCTCGGCGACCCCGGCGTCGGCGAGCGCCCGCAACGCCTCGTCGTCCAGGTGCACCGCGCGGGGCAGGCCGTAGGGCGCCGGCTGCCGCTCGAGGACGACGACGGCGAGCCCCCGCCGGGCGAGCAGCAGCGCCGCGGTGAGCCCCACCGGCCCGGCGCCGACGACGACCACCGGGCTGCCGGGCACCCGGACAGCGTCGCAGGTGCGCCGACGTTGCACCCACCTTCCGCCCGGTGTGACCTGGGACATACCGTGCCCGCACGGCCGTGCACCGTGCCGGCCCGAGACGAGGAGGTCCGGCGTGCCCGTCAACACCCGCGGGGCGATCATCCGCTCCGCCCCCGGCAAGTACGAGGTCACCGACCTGGTGGTCGACGACCCGCGGCAGGGCGAGCTGCAGGTGGAGCTCGCCGCCTCCGGGCTGTGCCACTCCGACGACCACGTGGCCACCGGCGACATCCCCGCCGGCCACTACCCGATGTGCGGCGGACACGAGGGCTCCGGCGTGGTCACCGCGGTCGGCCCCAACACCCCGGGCTTCGCCGAGGGCGACCACGTCGTGTTCTCCTTCCTGCCCGGCTGCGGCCGGTGCCGCTGGTGCGCCGGCGGCATGCAGTACCTGTGCGACTCCGGCGCGAACCTGCTCTACGGGTCCCGCTGGGACGACCAGGACAGCTACCGGTTCGCCCTCCCCGACGGCACCGCCGTCTCGCAGATGTGCGGCCTGGGCACCTTCGCCGCGGTCACCACGGTCGACGTGCGCTCGACGGTGAAGATCCCCCAGGACATCCCGCTCGAGGTCGCCTGCCTGACCGGCTGCGGCGTCGGCACCGGCTGGGGCTCGGCGGTGACCGCCGCGGACGTGCAGCCCGGCGAGACGGTGATCGTCATGGGCATCGGCGGCATCGGCATCAACGCCGTCCAGGGGGCCGCCTTCGCCGGCGCCAGCCACGTCATCGCCGTCGACCCGGTCGCGTTCAAGCGGGAGAAGGCGCAGGAGCTCGGCGCCACGCACGCGTTCGAGGGCATCGAGGAGGCCGCGGACTTCGCCCGCAGCGTCACCAACGGCCAGGGTGCGGACAAGGCCATCGTGACCATCGGCGTCACCACCGGCGAGCACGTGGCCCAGGCGTTCTCGTCGATCCGCAAGGCCGGCGTCGTCGTCGTCACCGGCCTCGGCGACATCACCCAGGTCGGCCTGCCCATCTCCATCGGGGAGCTGACCCTCTTCGCCAAGGAGCTCAAGGGCGCCATGTTCGGCGACCAGAACCCCAGCGCCGACATCCTCAAGATGCTGCGCCTCTACCAGGAGGGGAAGCTCAAGCTCGACGAGCTGGTCACCAAGCAGTACACGCTGGACACCATCAACGAGGGCTACGAGGACATGCACGCCGGCCGCAACATCCGCGGCGTGCTCATCCACAGCTGACGGACGGCCGGGGCGTCCCTCTCCCGGGGCGCCCCGGCCGCGTGTCCCCCGAGGAGGAGCGTGACCACCACCCCCGCGCGGCGGCTGGACGTCACCGGCATGGTGCGCGTCGCCCGCGAGCGGGTGGTCGCCCGCATCCGGGAGGCCGAGGTGGTCGCCGCCGCGCTGTCGGCCGGCCGCAACGTGCTGCTCGAGGGCCCGCCGGGCACCGGCAAGACGACGCTGCTGCGTGCCCTCGCCGACGGGGCGGGCGTCCCGCTGGTCCTGGTCGAGGGCAACGCAGAGCTCACCCCCACCCGGCTGGTCGGGCACCACGACGCCTCCCGGGTGCTTACCGAGGACTACCGGCCGGAGAACTTCGTGCCCGGCCCGCTCACCCGGGCGATGACCGACGGCGCCGTCCTCTACGTCGAGGAGTTCAACCGGGTGCCCGAGGAGACGATGAACGTGCTGCTCGGGGTGCTGTCCGAGCGGGAGATGCACGTGCCCCGCTTCGGCCGGGTGACCGCGCGGCCCACCTTCCGGCTGGTCGCGGCGATGAACCCGTTCGACGCGGTGGGCACCGCGCGGGTCACCCCCGCCCTCTACGACCGGTCCTGCCGGGTGGCCATGGGCTACCAGGACGAGGACGCCGAGCTGGCCGTCGTGGCCGCGGCGACCGGTGGGCCCGAGGCGCTCGTCGCCCGCGCGGTGCGTGCGGTGCGGATCACCCGCGACCACCCGGAGCTGCGGATCGGCGCCTCGGTGCGCGGTGCGCTGGACACCGTGCTGATCGCGGTGGAGCTGGCCACCGTCCGCGGGCAGGAGGGCGTCGAGGAGACGTCCGGCCTGGACGCCGCCCTGGCCGCCCTCACCGGCAAGGTCACCCTCGCCGACGGCGCGACCCGCCCGGTCGAGGACGTGGTCGCCGACATCTGGCGCCGGGCGGGTGAGGAGCTGGGAAAAGTCTGACCGCCGACGAGGCGGACCGGTCCACCCCCGGCGCACCGGCGCCGCCACCGCCCGGCGGGCGCCCACCGCAGCCGGCCGCCGTCGAGGACCCCGCCGACGTCGAGCAGCTGCTCCGGCAGCACGCCGCCCGCCGGGCCGGCCGCGACGAGCTCAGCCGCGCCCACCCGGAGTTCCAGCAGGTCTCCCCGCAGGCCGGGCAGCTCGACGAGCAGGCGCTGCGCGACCTCGCCGAGCGGGACCCCGACGCCGCCACCCGGTTGCTCACCGCGATGGGCCGCGCCTTCGACCCCGGCTTGCGCGCCGCCGCCCGCGCGCTGGCCGCCCGGCTGCCGGTGGCCGCCCCGCGCACCGGCGTCCCCGACCGGCCGGGCACCCGCCGGGTGGTGACCCGCCGCGACGCCACCGGCAGCGACGTCGACCTCGACGCCACCCTGGCCGCCCGCGGCGCCGAGCCGCACTGGCGCGCCGACCACCTGCACACCCGGGGCTGGCGGGCCACCGGCCGGGCCAGCGTGCTGCTGGTCGACGCCTCGGGGTCCGTCGCCGGGGACGAGCTCACCGTCGCCGTGCTCACCGCCGCGGCACTGGCCCAGCGGATGCGCCCGGGCGACGAGCTCGGGGTCGTCGCGTTCTGGTCGCGGGCGGTGGTGCTGCGCCCGCTGTCGGCCGACCCGCGCGCCGACCTCGCCGTCTCCCGGCTGTTCGACCTGCGCGGCGGCGGGACCACCGACCTCGACCTCGGCCTGCGGACGGCGGCCGCCCAGCTGGCCCGCACCCGAGCCGCGGCCCGCGACGTGCTGCTGCTGTCCGACGGGGTGCCCACCGAGAGCCCTGACCCGCTGCCGGCGGCCGCCGCGCTGGCTCGCGCCGGGGCCCGGCTGCACGTGCTGTCGCTGTCCGCGGACGCCGAGTCGGTGGCGCAGTGCGCGGCGCTGGCCGCCGCCGGGGGCGGTCGGGTGGCGCCGCTGCGGCGGGCGGGGGACGCCCCGGTGGCGGTGCGCACCCTGCTGGGGTGACGGCTCAGCGGCGCCGGACGGCGTCCCCGGCCCGGGCGGCGTCCAGCGGGACGGCGGTGGCGAGCACGGCCGGCCCGAGCCGCAGCACCCCGTCGGAGAGTGCCGCGCAGCGCACCCCGCCGCGGCCGCGCATCGCCGCGTGCGCGCCCGGCGCCAGGACGACGTCCAGCCACGCGCACGGGTGGGCCGCCCGGCCGCCGCCGAGCAGCACCGGCCCGTCGCCGGTGTCGAGGGCGAACCGCTGC
This window of the Geodermatophilus sp. DSM 44513 genome carries:
- a CDS encoding NDMA-dependent alcohol dehydrogenase, with translation MPVNTRGAIIRSAPGKYEVTDLVVDDPRQGELQVELAASGLCHSDDHVATGDIPAGHYPMCGGHEGSGVVTAVGPNTPGFAEGDHVVFSFLPGCGRCRWCAGGMQYLCDSGANLLYGSRWDDQDSYRFALPDGTAVSQMCGLGTFAAVTTVDVRSTVKIPQDIPLEVACLTGCGVGTGWGSAVTAADVQPGETVIVMGIGGIGINAVQGAAFAGASHVIAVDPVAFKREKAQELGATHAFEGIEEAADFARSVTNGQGADKAIVTIGVTTGEHVAQAFSSIRKAGVVVVTGLGDITQVGLPISIGELTLFAKELKGAMFGDQNPSADILKMLRLYQEGKLKLDELVTKQYTLDTINEGYEDMHAGRNIRGVLIHS
- a CDS encoding bifunctional 3-(3-hydroxy-phenyl)propionate/3-hydroxycinnamic acid hydroxylase, translated to MIAPRVLTGTPDLLVSGRHGARPCGHGMSQVTPGGRWVQRRRTCDAVRVPGSPVVVVGAGPVGLTAALLLARRGLAVVVLERQPAPYGLPRAVHLDDEALRALADAGVAEGFLRVSRPVRGLRLVDGGGGVLAEFARASSSGPHGWPQASMFSQPDLEELLLAAVHREPLIQLHRGCEVVDLTPDGVVTSSAGARTRVPAAAVLGCDGANSTVRRLLGARMHDLGRPDRWLVADLRSAQPLPLWPGVQQVCDPRRAATLMPVAGDRYRAEFRLLPGETGAGLAARLPELLAPHGAADAEVVRVAEYTYRAQVADRWRSGRVLLAGDAAHLTPPFIGQGLGLGLRDVHQLAWKLAAVLAGSAPERLLDTHRAERGPHARSMVRLALLVGRLMTGGGRGAAVLRRAVLAGVGRVPAVARFAVGSRTPPLRRGPLVVRRVPAGRRLAGTLLPRVPVRVDGREVPVDDVLGPGTARLRLLAPGRLAVRPAGGAEVVVADVSGVLTGWLRRGRATGVVVRPDRIVLSAS
- a CDS encoding VWA domain-containing protein, which encodes MGRAFDPGLRAAARALAARLPVAAPRTGVPDRPGTRRVVTRRDATGSDVDLDATLAARGAEPHWRADHLHTRGWRATGRASVLLVDASGSVAGDELTVAVLTAAALAQRMRPGDELGVVAFWSRAVVLRPLSADPRADLAVSRLFDLRGGGTTDLDLGLRTAAAQLARTRAAARDVLLLSDGVPTESPDPLPAAAALARAGARLHVLSLSADAESVAQCAALAAAGGGRVAPLRRAGDAPVAVRTLLG
- a CDS encoding MoxR family ATPase; its protein translation is MTTTPARRLDVTGMVRVARERVVARIREAEVVAAALSAGRNVLLEGPPGTGKTTLLRALADGAGVPLVLVEGNAELTPTRLVGHHDASRVLTEDYRPENFVPGPLTRAMTDGAVLYVEEFNRVPEETMNVLLGVLSEREMHVPRFGRVTARPTFRLVAAMNPFDAVGTARVTPALYDRSCRVAMGYQDEDAELAVVAAATGGPEALVARAVRAVRITRDHPELRIGASVRGALDTVLIAVELATVRGQEGVEETSGLDAALAALTGKVTLADGATRPVEDVVADIWRRAGEELGKV